From the genome of Thauera chlorobenzoica:
TCGGGGTGGGACTGTCCGTGTCCGGCTATGTCGCCGCGTGCGAGCGCGTGATCGCCGAGGCCGGGCTGAAATCCCAGCTCCACGCCTACGGAACCAACATCGAGGGGGAGTGGGATGCGGTGATGGCGGCGGTCAAGCGCTGCCACGAAGTGGTGCATGAGATGGGC
Proteins encoded in this window:
- a CDS encoding MTH1187 family thiamine-binding protein, whose product is MKVIVDLCVVPLGVGLSVSGYVAACERVIAEAGLKSQLHAYGTNIEGEWDAVMAAVKRCHEVVHEMGAPRITSTIRLGTRTDREQSMEDKIASVERALAR